A region of the Stieleria neptunia genome:
TCCGGCTTGTGTGTCCCTTGGTGCCACGTCAATTTGACGGGGACCCGATCGCCGCGCTGCCCATAGTGATATTCCGCCGACATCGACGCCGGAGCGATCTCGGGATGGGCTGGCGGGCCAAACGCTTCGACCGTCTGGGGCGCATCCAGTTGGAGCGCCCAGTACGGCAGGTCGTTCCAGTGGCTGCCCAGATCCGACATCGTGCCGTTGCCAAAATCCCACCAGCGGTACCAATTGGGTCCGGGGAAATAGACGTTGTGGAAAGGACGCTTGGGCGCCGGTCCCAGCCAGAGGTCCCAGTCCAAATAACTCGGCGGGGTCATCCCCGTTGCGGGTCTGGAATCGACGAACAACCGATCGTTCTTCTTGGCGTCTGCTTCGGACTGCAGCCCCCAAGCGCGACCGACCCAGACGTGGGCTTCGTGAACGTCACCGATCGCGCCGGACTGAATCAATTCGACCACGCGGTGATAGTTTTCGCCGGCGTGAATCTGTGTTCCCATTTGCGTCACCACACCGGCCCGCGCGGCGGCTTCGGTCACCGCGCGGGTCTCGGCGATGTTGTACGCCAGGGGTTTTTCGCAATAGACGTGCTTGCCCAGTTGCAGCGCCGGCATGGTGGCGAAGGCGTGGGTGTGTTCGGTCGTGCTGACCACTGCCGCATCGATCTCTTTGCCGACGGCGTCATAGAGTTTTCGAAAGTCTTGAAACTTGCGTGCCGCGGGAAACTGCTTCGCCGTGTTTTCGACGAAGCGTGAGTCGACGTCGCAGAGGGCCACGACGTCGACTTTCCCGGTCGCCGTGATCGCCTTTAAATTGCTTCCGCCGCGCCCGCCCACACCGATGAAGGCGACCTTCATGCGGTCGTTCGCGGCGGCCCGGGCACGTCGCGGAACGAGGGACAGCGAGGTGGCTGCCGCGGCAGCGATGGCAGTGTTTTGGACAAGAAACCGACGACGACCGAGAGCATGCATGGCGATAGACCCGGCGAATGGGGGGAGGGTGGAGGGGAAGGGGAAAACGCGGGCTGGCAAAGGAAAAGTGTAACAACCCGGCACACAGGGCGTCGGATTCCGACCAAAATTGATCTCTCCACGCTCTTCGTCACACCGATTCGCCTTTTTTGTCTAAGGCCGTGGCGGTTCGATCGTCTTTCACTGTGCATGGACGAGCATCCTTCTGCTTGCGCGGGCAATGAACCATTTGAATCACCAATGCGACCCATCGTGCGACGATGCCGCCAGCGAGCCGCTGAGCGACCAAGCATGGCTGACCCAAGTCTTTCGGGAAAACGAACTCCCAATGATGGGCTATGCGACACACCTACTGGGCGATCGCGACCGCGCAAGCGACGTCGTTCAAGACACGTTTGTTCGACTGTGCAAGCAGCCTCGCCAGCAGGTCCAAGATCGCGTTCGACAATGGCTGTTTCGGGTCTGCCGCAATCGCGCCTTGGACATCCTGAAGAAGGAGAGCCGGATGAAAACACTCGACGATGCAAACGCCTCACGCCAAATCAGCCGAGACTCCGATCCCGTGTCCATCGCCGAGATGACCGAACGTTACGAAAACGCGCAAGGCCTGTTGGCCACGCTGCCGCCGCGACAGCAAGAAGTCATTCGCTTGAAGATCCATGGGGATTTGAGCTACCGCGAAATCAGCGAATTGACGGGGCTGAGCGTCGGCAATGTCGGGTACCTGCTGAGCACCGGTTTGAAACTGATACGCAACCGACTGGCGACCGCTGAATGATCCCGCACCACTGAACCACCCAACCAACCGCAACGTCACGCGTGGCCGCCGCGCGCACACCTTCCCGAGAATCAGAACCATGGCATCCGAACCCACCGACCAACGAGCAAGGATCGAAGAGCGCGCGACCGCGTTTGTGTTCGGCGAACTGGCGCGCGAGGAAGCGACCGAATTCATGAAGTTGATGGACGGGTCACCGGAAGTCCGGGCGATCGTCGCGTCGGTTCGTGACGCCGTCGGGGCCGTCAAAGCCGAGTTCGCCGCAGACACCGAGGGCGTCAATCTGGCCGACCGTCAACGCATCGAAAACGCCATCCGTGACCCGCTGCCCCAGCCGCCGCCGGTGGTGGCGACCACGTCGGATGCCTCAACGCGAACCTGGGTGCTCGGGCTGGCCATCGCGGCGACCTTGCTGCTGGTCTCCGGGCTCACGCTGCCCGCGCTCAATCGAGTCATCACGGCGAACACCGACACCCGCCAGCTGCGCGAGCGGATCAGCCAGATGGAAACCGAACAACAGCGGCTGGTCGCAGAAAAACGTTCGGTGGAAAGGGAACTGGCGGCCGTCCGTGCGACGCTTGCCGACGGCGCTGTCTTGCCCGCCCAACCGAATCCGGGAAACGTTCCGACGACAGACGTGGAGACAACCGAGCCCCACGCTCCATCCCTGGCAAGCTCCGGCACCGGAGCACAGGACGCCGAGACACCAAACACCGAGCCCGCCGACACCGGCGCGACCGAAATCGAGACTCCGGCAATGCAGCCCGAGCTGGCCACCGATGCGCAGCCCGAACCGACGACACGACGACAGAACGAACCCACCGAACCAGGCGGGACGCTAGACGAACGCACCATGCTGGCCCACTCAGAGCTGGCCCACTCAGAGCTGGCCCACTCAGAGCTGGCCCACTCAGAGCTGGCCCACTCAGAGCTGGCCCACTCAGAGCTGGCCCAGTCAGAGCTCGCCCAGTCAGTGCTCGCCCAATCGGAGCAAGTGGACGAGGAGGGCGCGCAAGGCCGACCGAACGGTCCCGCCACTGCGATCCCGATGAATCCGCTGCTGGCCCAGCCGGTGCCGCCGCCCTATGGCGGTCGTCCGCGGCGCCCGCCCCAAGGCCCGGAGTTTCGGGTCGGAGATGCCGAAGACATGGCAGAAATGATGGGTGCCGGTAGGGAGATGATCGGCAATGGTCTGGCCGCCGGACAACCCGCCGGACAACCGCGACCAAGTCTGAGCGACGGAGATCAATTCGCGCCGATCATCGAGAACCCTTTCCTGCCGGTTGCCAGCGCGCCGCTTTCGACATTTTCGATCGACGTCGATTCCGCCGCCTATGCCAAGGTGCGGATGAATCTGACCGAGTACAATCAATGGCCCAATCCGGACGCGGTCCGAATCGAAGAACTGATCAATTCCTTCGACTACCACTACGCGCCTCCGCAAGACGACCGTCCCTTCGCCGCGGCGATGGAGATCGCCGAGTGTCCTTGGAACGGGAAACATCGATTGGCCCGAATCGGCATCCAGGCCAAGGTCGCCGACGCCGATCGACCGCCGAGCAATCTGGTGTTCTTGCTGGACGTGTCGGGGTCGATGAATCGCCCCAACAAATTGCCGCTGGTGGTCGGTGGCATGAAAATGCTGGTCGAGCAACTCGGCGAAAACGATTCGGTCGCGATTGTGGTTTACGCCGGGGCGGCCGGCTTGGTGCTCGATGCGACCGCCGGAGACCGCAAGAAGGTCATCATCGATTCGCTTGATCGCGTTCGTGCCGGCGGGGCGACCGACGGCGGCCACGGCATTCAACTGGCCTACAGCATCGCCCGCGACCACTTCGTCGACGGTGGCACCAATCGCGTCATCTTGTGCAGCGACGGTGATTTCAACCTCGGCCTCGCCGATACCGACGAACTGATCCAAGTGGTCGAAAACAATGCCAAACGCGACATTTTCTTGACCGTGCTCGGGTTCGGCAGCGACAAACACAACGACGCAGTGTTGGACCAGATCCGCAACAAGGGCAATGGCCACTATGCATTCATCGATCGCCCAGACCAAGCCCACCAAGTGTTGGTCGAGCAGATGCAGGGCAGTCTGGTAACCGTCGCCAAAGACGTCGACATTCAAGTCGAGTTCAACCCGATGGAAGTCGAATCCTATCGAATGATCGGTTGCGAAAACCGTATCTTGAATGCGAAAGATTTCGACGACGACGATCAAGACGGTGAAATCGAAGCCGGACACACGGTCACGGCGTTGTATGAGATCGTTCCCAGACGCAAGCTCCAGTCCGAAGATCCGGCGCCGACTCCCGCGCCGCTGGACGACTTGAAATACCAACGCCCCGTTCGCTACAGCGATCAAGCCGCCAGCGGCGAGATCTTGACGCTGAAGCTTCGCTACCAACCGCCGACAGGCGATCAACGCAAACGGATCGAGTTTGCGGTCAAAGACAGCGGCAAGGCATTCCGCCGCACCGACCGCGATTTCCAATTCGCCGCATCGGTCGCCGCCTTCGCCATGCTGCTGCGAAACTCCCCGCACAAGGGCGATTGCAACTTTGACATGGTCGAAGAAATCGCCACCGCCGGCGCCCAGGACGATCGCTCGGGTTACCGCGACGAGTTTCTTTCCTTGGTCAAACTGGCGAAACAACTCGGTGAAGAATGAGACCGGCGGGACGCGTGCGACGATCCCGAGGGACGTCGATTTTTTTGCTGCAGGATTTTGCAAACGATTTAGTTTCTCCCCCTCTGGGTTCGTGGCGCGGGGCTATCCGGAGGTGTCGCTGCGCTCACCTCCGGCTACGCGCTGCGACCCCGTCCGGGGTCGATTTGCGACAACTTCCGGCGACGCGCCGCGTCGCCCGTCCGGGGTCGACTTGCGACAACTTTGCTTTTTTCCCGCCCCGCGATCACGTCCGCCGTGCCTGCTACACTGACGGTTTTCCACCGAATGCATGCGGGGGTTTCATGGCGACTGACCTTGCCAATTCGACATCGGATCAGCTGGAGATCTCGTGCCAATCGTGCGGCGCGAAGCTTGTGCTGGAATCGCATCTGCGCTCGACACTTTGCCCCTATTGTGCTTCGCCATCGATCGTCAGCCGCCCGCCGTCGGCCAATCGGCCCTCGCCGACGTTTCTGGTCGGGTTTGTCGTCGATCACGAGCACGCGACCAAGGCGGTCAAAAATTGGGTCGCCGGCAGCCACATGTTTGCGCGATCGGATTTCAAGGCCGCCGTGCCGGAACTGACCCGAGGCGTCTATCTGCCCGCCTACTTGTATGGCGCGGTGGCCAACACACGGTACTCGGCAAGCATCGGCGAGAATTACACCGAGACCGAAACCTACACGACCACCGATTCGAAAGGCAAACGGGTCACACGAACGCGGACGGTGACAAAAACCGAGTGGCGTCCCCTGGCCGGAAACCACTGCTGTTACGTCGTCGACGTGATCGTCAGCGCGTCCAAGGGTGTCACCAACGCGGCCCTGGAGGCCGTCGAGCCGTTTGACCTGCGTGCGTTGCGGCGTTACGCCGATTCCTTCATCTCCGGATGGCTTGCCGAGGAACCCTCTCGCACCCAGGACGATTGTTTCCAAATGGCACACGACGAAACGGTTGCCAAAGTCGGGGCGATGCTGAAAAACTTTATGCCCGGAGACTCCCACAGCAACCTGCAGTACCAGACCGATCTATCGCACGAAGTGATTGATTTGGTGTTGCTGCCGATTTGGACCTATGCGGTGCGTTACGCGGAAGACCGACCGCCGGTGCAGATTTTGGTCAACGGCCAAACCGGCCGTGTCGCGGGCAAGGTCCCCGTCTCGGCCGCCAAAGTCACCTTCGCGGTCGTCGGCGTGCTGTTGTTGATCGGAATCCTCGTCCTGTTGTTCATGGCGGCGCAAGGATGAGCGAAACGATGAATGAAACCCAAATCGCTGAAATCAATTGCAGCCGTTGCGAATCGCCGCTGGAATCCGGCGATCTGCGCTGTGCGATCTGTGGCCAAGCGGCCTTGAATGCAGAGGCAACCGAGCGGAAGAAACTGGCGGTGCAGATCCTGCGCTGCACCGGTTGTGGCGCGGCGATCGCCTACGACCCGAAACACCAAGCCCCCTCGTGTTCGTTTTGTGGCGACGTGGTCAAAGTCGAATCGATCGATGACCCGATGGAACAAACCGAGCACTACTTGCCGTTCACCGTCACGGCCGACGAAGCCCGCGCGGCGCTGCGAGGCTGGCTGGATTCGCGGGGCTGGTTCCGCCCCTCGGACCTGTCCGCGTCGGCTCAATTGACCCAACTGAAACCGCTGTGGTGGGTCGCCTGGGTGTTCGACGCCGAGGCGTTTGTCAGTTGGGCGGCGGATTCCAACGAAGGCTCCGGTCGATCGGACTGGGCGCCGCATTCGGGCCAGAACAACATCCAGTTTGATGACATCCTCGTTTCCGCGTCGCGCGGATTAAGCGTCAGTGAAGCGGCCGCGATCAGTCCGGGCATGAATCTGGCGACCAAGCGGGAGA
Encoded here:
- a CDS encoding Gfo/Idh/MocA family protein, producing the protein MKVAFIGVGGRGGSNLKAITATGKVDVVALCDVDSRFVENTAKQFPAARKFQDFRKLYDAVGKEIDAAVVSTTEHTHAFATMPALQLGKHVYCEKPLAYNIAETRAVTEAAARAGVVTQMGTQIHAGENYHRVVELIQSGAIGDVHEAHVWVGRAWGLQSEADAKKNDRLFVDSRPATGMTPPSYLDWDLWLGPAPKRPFHNVYFPGPNWYRWWDFGNGTMSDLGSHWNDLPYWALQLDAPQTVEAFGPPAHPEIAPASMSAEYHYGQRGDRVPVKLTWHQGTHKPEIWKRGEIPQWNSGVLFIGSKGMLLSDYRKHLLLPEDDFTDFVPPEPFIPDSPGHHEEWVAACLSGGQTGSPFSYAGPLTEANHLGNVAYRVGKKITWDPVNMKCVGCPEADPFIRREPRSGWSLS
- a CDS encoding RNA polymerase sigma factor, translating into MNHLNHQCDPSCDDAASEPLSDQAWLTQVFRENELPMMGYATHLLGDRDRASDVVQDTFVRLCKQPRQQVQDRVRQWLFRVCRNRALDILKKESRMKTLDDANASRQISRDSDPVSIAEMTERYENAQGLLATLPPRQQEVIRLKIHGDLSYREISELTGLSVGNVGYLLSTGLKLIRNRLATAE
- a CDS encoding YfbK domain-containing protein, producing MASEPTDQRARIEERATAFVFGELAREEATEFMKLMDGSPEVRAIVASVRDAVGAVKAEFAADTEGVNLADRQRIENAIRDPLPQPPPVVATTSDASTRTWVLGLAIAATLLLVSGLTLPALNRVITANTDTRQLRERISQMETEQQRLVAEKRSVERELAAVRATLADGAVLPAQPNPGNVPTTDVETTEPHAPSLASSGTGAQDAETPNTEPADTGATEIETPAMQPELATDAQPEPTTRRQNEPTEPGGTLDERTMLAHSELAHSELAHSELAHSELAHSELAHSELAQSELAQSVLAQSEQVDEEGAQGRPNGPATAIPMNPLLAQPVPPPYGGRPRRPPQGPEFRVGDAEDMAEMMGAGREMIGNGLAAGQPAGQPRPSLSDGDQFAPIIENPFLPVASAPLSTFSIDVDSAAYAKVRMNLTEYNQWPNPDAVRIEELINSFDYHYAPPQDDRPFAAAMEIAECPWNGKHRLARIGIQAKVADADRPPSNLVFLLDVSGSMNRPNKLPLVVGGMKMLVEQLGENDSVAIVVYAGAAGLVLDATAGDRKKVIIDSLDRVRAGGATDGGHGIQLAYSIARDHFVDGGTNRVILCSDGDFNLGLADTDELIQVVENNAKRDIFLTVLGFGSDKHNDAVLDQIRNKGNGHYAFIDRPDQAHQVLVEQMQGSLVTVAKDVDIQVEFNPMEVESYRMIGCENRILNAKDFDDDDQDGEIEAGHTVTALYEIVPRRKLQSEDPAPTPAPLDDLKYQRPVRYSDQAASGEILTLKLRYQPPTGDQRKRIEFAVKDSGKAFRRTDRDFQFAASVAAFAMLLRNSPHKGDCNFDMVEEIATAGAQDDRSGYRDEFLSLVKLAKQLGEE